The Eublepharis macularius isolate TG4126 chromosome 12, MPM_Emac_v1.0, whole genome shotgun sequence genomic sequence CGTTGCACAGCACTGTGATCTGACTGAGCTGGGAGTGCATGTCAAGatctgggaaggggggagaggtgaCTATCCAGATGGTGCAGATGCCAATTTGTATGAGAGAAGAGAGAATTATTACAGATGTTGCCAGTCTCTTCCCTGCCCATTTCATGATGCTCTTTCCTGGCTTAGTGGCCAAGAAGACCAGAACCACAGTGAtagttttggccaacacacatgAAACAGAGATGGAGAAGGTGATCCCAAACACCTTTTGCTGCAGAAGACAGGTCAGCTCCCCAGGTTGACCAAGGAACAGAAAAGTGCAAAGGAATCCGAACAGGAGAGAGGCCAGGAGGGTGCAGGTGATGCTcctgttgttggctttgacaatgggaGTGTCCCAGTGCAGAACAAAGAGCCCAATCACTATGATGGTGGTTAAGGAATATAAAAGGGCCAAGGAACCCAAGGCTGCTCCCAAAGGTTCTCCAAAGGATAAGAAAGCCAGGCTTCGGGGAATGCATCTGTCATGCTTTGCGTTCGGATACTGATCCTCTGGGCATTTCTGGCATTGGTCAGCATCTGAAATTAACAAGAAAGGCCTCAATGACAATAATATTTTGCAAACACaatatttattgcttttatgtGACTATAGAATTTGACTTTGTGTGTAGAAATCAGACATTAATATGATACAGGAATACCCATTGCTAGTTTCCCTCGTTCTTGAGTTACATACTCAACAGTTTGTGTATGAAAATATAATACAgactgaaagaagaggaagaaaagagtaCATTTGGAGAAAAAACCCTGTTTCAGTTCAGATATACCCCACGTGCCTCCTATTTTCTTCTCCAGTTCAAGAAATGAGATTTTCACTAACCCTTTTTTACAATTGTTGCCAACATAAGGAATTATTTTTAGAACTGACAACAATGTTAAACTTTGTCTTTTTTCTCaaatattcattcattctttcctTACCAACTTCCACTGAAATCCTCCCTTCTGGGCACCGAGAACAACGATAGCAACAGACTTCTTTCCCCTCCATCACAATTTTGCTGGATCCAGGTTGGCAGCTCTTGACACATGTTGAAGATGGCACCACCTAACAGCAGCCacaaagagggttttttaaaagggaCCTGTATGGTTACCAAATCCAGACTGGGTAATTCATGGTGGTTTTTGACTAATACTTGGGGAGGCAGTTCAATTGGTATGTAATTATATATTTATGCtgtcacacaaaatggctgctccatGCCTAATTTCACCCTGGGATTCCCGCTGCGGCAAGCTCTGGAGTATCTGGCTACCTCATCTGGGCTTCGCtacacagcagtgccctctggtggcttaacagggtaggaagtgagttgtcttgaatacgcttagacTTTTACACATGAGAATTTCTGCTACAGAAACACGCTTAAATATTAAAGacccattgccaccctagttggaataaagaggcagacaccaagttggatctaagggccactttattaactatatacattaacattaatacacacagcggcaagggcctaaagcggtacaggtcaggccacgggatccccatggaccaccgccctgacctgtctgggcgagccccgaagccccggccggccaggcaacgtggtcacccccttctcaagctcctaacacctcagccgtatagcagtgaggtaaggactcgcaagctggggtttccaaaggcagcctgcccctgcaactggcagccgtcaaagcagtaccagcccttcaggcaggcccctcttcccactaaaggggaagcgccaagggtgctcaccgtcccgcaccctaactaccccaaaacctgccaggacaacttaactggcACCACCCAGCAGTCAAATTCCTCAATCCCTACgtactggtgcaaggtaggcgaaaaaacccctctCCACTTTGCCAATtccggaggggaggaaaaaattcctacctgactctgacacagcagccggctaatcctgcaccaatactgggagaggagggtgggccaagcaactggccgcgactgcggctgggccgggcagagcacgtcctttcctctgctctgccctgcccagcaACCCAttcctggaaggagggcagggccggtgttgcctcactccttccagggcagcaataacggcacccggctgaacggcctccagcctgccgggtaagtgccgcattgccaccctagttggaataaagaggcagacaccaagttggatctaagggccactttattaactatacacattaacattaatacacacagcggcaagggcctaaagcggtacaggtcaggccacgggatccccatggaccaccgccctgacctgtctgggcgagccccgaagccccgggtgtgacCCATCCGTTGGATGGcgtggacccggccggccaggcaacgtggtcacccccttctcaagctcctaacacctcagccgtatagcagtgaggtaaggactcgcaagctggggtttccaaaggcagcctgcccctgcaactggcagccgtcaaagcagtaccagcccttcaggcaggcccctcttcccactaaaggggaagcgccaagggtgctcaccttcccgcaccctaactaccccaaaacctgcTAACGCcgaagccaagcctctgcttaggccttggcgccccactgataaccTAGGGCCAACTGTAGCCCTTGCCCCAagtcatccaaaaatatttggttgcccaCTTCAGAGAGGTGCACTCCATCGCCTCTGTAAAGGCCCGGCACCCCGGCCCGTATCCGAGGATGAGGCAAATACACTCCTAGCCCTCCTTCCAAAGCCTTTTGCATGGCacgattggccttcatcctcACTCTCTCGATGGCTTTTCGGGAaccagcttccctccaaaccaaacgAGGTACCATGGCTGACCATATAATCAGCACTCCTGGCCATCGCTCAGAAATAAGGCGCAAATCAGCTTGCGCCTGAGCAGACAACGCCTTGCCCTGGAGCATCCCCAGGTCGTTGCCACCCAAATGAATAACGAGGATATGGGGGGAGTCACGCCCCAATCcaaacagcaagggcaagagTCCTGACCACCGGAGGCCACGGCAACCCTGCCATTCCGGCACAGCCTTCTCGCTCAATCCAAGCTGTGTCCCCACAGCTGTCCTTCTCGCTTGGTGGGCAGCCCAAAAAACAtaactgtggccgcagatcaggATATGTTGCCGGGCACCGCGCGCTCCATAACCTAAGAAACAATCAATTAACAACGTTCAACATGTGAAAGAGGACGTACGTAGGAACGGTAAGCAGCCgatttccacctgcccacccgctgtatTGCCTGCCTCGTGTATCCCATGGATGCAGcggtggatgcagccccaatcctgaacgAGTGTGTACCAAAATTCACCCCATTCAACCCCAACTTGCTCAAGGCTCGCTttgtcactgcccagaactgaaaaCGCATAAGCAGAGCACCGCTCTGGTGAGAGAAGAGCAACCCCTCACCATCTCCCCTCACCTTCCAATACCTGCTCAATGCCCTAACGGGGCACAATTCCGCGTCAGCGCAGGGGCCCAACCGCACCACTGCCCCCTTCCTCTATTGGTCAGTTTTAGACCAACGAACCGTAAGGGCAACGGCCTTTCCCTCAAACTTCAAGTCCCCGGCCATCAAAGCACGACCCGAGGAATCCCTTCCTGACTGAGCTACCAGCTCGCTAACCcgaagggccccaaaaaaggca encodes the following:
- the LOC129339566 gene encoding vomeronasal type-2 receptor 26-like, coding for MVAAALGAAVDRRRSGGGVAEVADSAGRVGRTALRRREQGRLAARAAGGAAGGGSSMSGAEPTEPQETTGEGEQARQEDSSPIAVAVEPVEAGVLKGLKVAWKEVCSSPYEATLFHAAALTAFFGALRVSELVAQSGRDSSGRALMAGDLKFEGKAVALTVVPSSTCVKSCQPGSSKIVMEGKEVCCYRCSRCPEGRISVEVDADQCQKCPEDQYPNAKHDRCIPRSLAFLSFGEPLGAALGSLALLYSLTTIIVIGLFVLHWDTPIVKANNRSITCTLLASLLFGFLCTFLFLGQPGELTCLLQQKVFGITFSISVSCVLAKTITVVLVFLATKPGKSIMKWAGKRLATSVIILSSLIQIGICTIWIVTSPPFPDLDMHSQLSQITVLCNEGSEVMFYLVLGYMGFLAIISFTVAFFARKLPDSFNEAKLITFSMLLFCTVWVSFVPTYLSTKGKYMVAVEILSILVSNAGLLGCIFFPKCYIMIMRPQLNTREQLIRKKNDLT